Proteins encoded together in one Pseudomonas arsenicoxydans window:
- a CDS encoding polyamine ABC transporter substrate-binding protein, with amino-acid sequence MNRLKRFIAPALCATVLSGAVHAEERTLRVYNWFDYITPKALEDFKAQNTQTKLVYDIFDTNEALEAKLLTGNSGYDVVVPSNVFLAKQIEAGVFQPLDRSKLPNWNHLDPKLMKLLEGNDPGNKFAVPYMYGTILIGFNPDKVKAALGDNAPVDSWDLIFKEENISKLKQCGVALLDSPSEILPLALQHLGLDPNSKKPADYDKAEALLMKIRPYITYFHSSKYMADIANGDICVAVGYSGSFSQAANRAKEAKNGVVVDMRLPKEGAPIWFDMLAIPKGAKNPDDAYTFINYLLQPQVIAPVSDFVGYPNPNKDATEMVDPAIRNNPNLYPTATAMGTLYTLQPLPRDAERARTRAWTKIKSGT; translated from the coding sequence ATGAACAGACTCAAGCGTTTTATCGCCCCGGCACTGTGCGCCACAGTGCTTAGTGGCGCCGTCCATGCTGAAGAGCGAACGTTGCGCGTCTACAACTGGTTCGACTACATCACGCCCAAGGCCCTGGAGGATTTCAAGGCACAGAACACCCAGACCAAACTGGTCTATGACATCTTCGACACCAACGAAGCACTGGAAGCCAAGCTGCTGACCGGCAACTCGGGCTATGACGTGGTGGTGCCGTCCAACGTGTTCCTCGCCAAGCAGATCGAGGCCGGGGTGTTCCAGCCACTGGATCGCAGCAAACTGCCGAACTGGAACCACCTCGATCCCAAGCTGATGAAGCTGCTGGAAGGCAACGACCCGGGCAACAAATTCGCCGTACCCTACATGTACGGCACCATCCTGATCGGCTTCAACCCGGACAAGGTCAAAGCCGCCCTGGGTGACAACGCGCCAGTGGACAGCTGGGACCTGATCTTCAAGGAAGAGAACATCAGCAAACTCAAGCAGTGCGGCGTCGCCCTGCTCGATTCACCATCGGAGATCCTGCCGCTGGCCCTGCAACACCTTGGCCTTGACCCCAACAGCAAGAAGCCGGCGGACTACGACAAGGCTGAAGCGCTGTTGATGAAGATTCGTCCGTACATCACCTACTTCCATTCCTCCAAGTACATGGCCGACATCGCCAACGGAGACATCTGCGTCGCGGTCGGCTATTCCGGCAGCTTCTCCCAGGCCGCCAACCGCGCCAAGGAAGCCAAGAACGGCGTAGTCGTCGACATGCGTCTGCCAAAAGAGGGTGCGCCGATCTGGTTCGACATGCTCGCTATCCCTAAAGGCGCGAAGAATCCGGACGATGCCTACACCTTCATCAACTACCTGCTGCAACCGCAGGTGATCGCACCGGTTAGCGATTTCGTCGGCTACCCGAACCCGAACAAGGACGCCACGGAAATGGTCGACCCGGCCATTCGCAACAACCCGAACCTGTACCCGACCGCAACGGCGATGGGCACGCTCTACACCCTGCAACCGCTGCCGCGCGATGCCGAACGTGCGCGGACCCGGGCCTGGACCAAAATCAAGTCCGGGACCTGA
- a CDS encoding histone deacetylase family protein, with product MLTIYSDDHHLHHGRCELMDGQLMPCFEMPSRADHVLQRVQNQNLGPVQAPQDFGLDPIARIHSRDYLDFFKGAWARWTEFNTDGDLLPYTWPARTLRRILPTSLHGQLGYYSFDGGAPITAGTWQAAYSAAQVALTAQAAIQNGARSAFALCRPPGHHAASDLMGGYCYLNNAAIAAQAFLDQGHKKIAILDVDYHHGNGTQSIFYERSDVLFTSIHGHPEAEFPFFLGYEDELGEGAGEGFNFNYPLPAGSGWDSWSAALEQACKEIEKYGADIVVVSLGVDTFKDDPISQFKLDSPDYLAMGERIAGLGKPTLFVMEGGYAVEEIGINAVNVLEGFESAQ from the coding sequence ATGCTGACGATCTACTCGGACGATCACCACCTGCACCACGGCCGTTGTGAATTGATGGACGGGCAATTGATGCCCTGCTTCGAGATGCCCTCGCGTGCCGACCATGTGTTGCAACGTGTGCAAAACCAGAACCTGGGCCCGGTCCAGGCGCCACAGGATTTCGGCCTCGATCCAATTGCGCGCATCCACAGCCGCGACTACCTCGACTTCTTCAAAGGTGCCTGGGCACGCTGGACCGAATTCAACACCGACGGCGACTTGCTGCCCTACACCTGGCCAGCTCGCACCTTGCGCCGGATTCTGCCGACCAGCCTGCACGGCCAGCTCGGTTATTACAGCTTCGACGGCGGCGCCCCGATCACCGCCGGCACCTGGCAAGCGGCGTACAGCGCAGCGCAAGTTGCCCTCACCGCACAAGCCGCCATTCAGAACGGCGCCCGCAGTGCCTTCGCCCTGTGCCGTCCGCCGGGACACCATGCCGCCAGCGATTTGATGGGCGGTTATTGCTACCTCAACAACGCCGCCATCGCCGCTCAGGCCTTCCTCGATCAAGGCCATAAAAAGATCGCGATTCTCGACGTCGATTATCACCACGGCAACGGCACGCAATCGATTTTCTATGAGCGCAGCGATGTGCTCTTCACCTCGATCCACGGCCATCCTGAAGCCGAATTCCCGTTCTTCCTCGGCTATGAAGACGAGCTGGGTGAAGGCGCCGGTGAAGGCTTCAACTTCAACTACCCTTTGCCCGCCGGCAGCGGGTGGGACAGCTGGAGCGCAGCGCTGGAACAAGCCTGCAAGGAAATCGAGAAATACGGCGCCGACATCGTCGTCGTGTCCCTGGGCGTCGACACGTTCAAGGACGACCCCATCTCCCAATTCAAGCTCGACAGCCCGGATTACCTGGCGATGGGCGAGCGCATCGCGGGCCTCGGCAAGCCGACGTTGTTCGTGATGGAAGGCGGCTACGCCGTGGAAGAAATCGGCATCAATGCCGTGAATGTTCTCGAAGGTTTTGAAAGCGCCCAATGA
- a CDS encoding asparaginase: protein MNSSTYPAAQHVMVLYTGGTIGMQASANGLAPASGFEARMRDYLHSQPDLVVPQWRFREMSPLIDSANMSPAYWQQLREAVVDAVDVQGCDSVLILHGTDTLAYSAAAMSFQLLGLHARVVFTGSMLPAGVTDSDAWENLSGALVALGQGLPPGVHLYFHGELLDPTRCAKVRSFGRHPFKRLERQGGGVKATSLPTQLTYNQPKQLAKVAVLPLFPGIGAEQLDGVLNSGIQGLVLECYGSGTGPSDNPEFLASLERARNKGVVVVAVTQCHEGGVELDVYEAGSRLRGAGVLSGGGMTREAAFGKLHGLLGTGLDTAEVRRLIELDLCGELS from the coding sequence ATGAATTCCTCGACCTATCCTGCCGCCCAGCACGTCATGGTGCTCTACACCGGTGGCACCATCGGCATGCAGGCCAGCGCCAACGGCCTGGCCCCGGCTTCCGGTTTTGAAGCGCGGATGCGTGACTACCTGCACAGCCAGCCTGACCTGGTGGTGCCGCAGTGGCGCTTTCGTGAAATGTCGCCGCTGATCGACAGCGCCAACATGTCTCCAGCCTATTGGCAGCAGCTGCGTGAAGCGGTGGTCGACGCCGTTGATGTTCAAGGCTGCGACAGCGTGCTGATTTTGCATGGCACCGACACCTTGGCTTACAGCGCAGCGGCCATGAGCTTTCAGTTGCTCGGCCTGCATGCCCGCGTGGTGTTTACCGGCTCGATGCTGCCTGCCGGCGTGACCGACAGCGATGCCTGGGAAAACCTCAGCGGCGCGCTGGTTGCGCTGGGCCAAGGCCTGCCACCGGGCGTTCATCTGTATTTCCATGGTGAATTGCTGGACCCGACCCGCTGCGCGAAAGTGCGCAGTTTCGGGCGTCATCCATTCAAGCGGCTTGAGCGTCAAGGCGGCGGTGTGAAGGCCACTTCGCTGCCGACGCAATTGACCTACAACCAACCGAAGCAACTGGCCAAGGTCGCCGTGCTGCCGCTGTTTCCCGGCATCGGCGCCGAACAGCTGGACGGTGTGTTGAACAGTGGCATTCAAGGCCTGGTGCTGGAGTGTTACGGCAGTGGCACGGGGCCGAGCGACAACCCCGAGTTTCTCGCCAGCCTTGAGCGGGCGCGGAACAAAGGCGTTGTGGTGGTGGCGGTGACGCAGTGCCACGAAGGTGGCGTTGAGCTGGACGTGTATGAGGCCGGCAGCCGCTTGCGTGGTGCTGGCGTACTGTCGGGTGGCGGCATGACCCGCGAGGCAGCGTTCGGCAAGTTGCATGGGTTGCTGGGCACCGGACTGGATACCGCTGAAGTACGCCGACTCATAGAGCTCGACCTCTGCGGCGAACTGAGCTGA
- a CDS encoding alanine/glycine:cation symporter family protein has translation MLEVINDFLSGKVLIVLIVGLGSYFTIRSRFVQLRHFFHMFSVFRDSLKSSAGQLSSFQALMLSLAGRVGAGNIAGVGIAVTLGGPGAVFWMWVTALVGMSSSFFECSLGQLYKRADADGTYRGGPSYYIQHGLQKRWLGMIMAFLLLVTFGFAFNGLQSHAVTHSLNNAFGLDTTWTGLALAVLLGMVFIGGIKRIAKVADLLVPVKTLVYIGVTLYVIVLQFDHVPGMLMTIVKSAFGLDQAFGGLIGSAIVMGVKRGVFANEAGLGSAPNVAAVASVEHPVAQGVVQAFSVFLDTFVICTCTALLILLSGFYTPGFEGDGIALTQNSLAAVVGDWGRSFISVALSLFVFTSILYNYYLGESNLRFLIGENRKALIGYRALVLVLIFWGAIENLGTVFAFADITMTLLAFVNLIALFLLFKVGMRILRDYDDQRAAGIKTPVFDSSKFPDLDLDLKAWPANPPAATPKAAAEPQGVPAAQR, from the coding sequence ATGCTCGAAGTCATCAACGACTTCCTCTCAGGGAAAGTACTGATCGTGCTCATTGTCGGGCTCGGTAGCTACTTCACGATCCGCTCGCGTTTCGTTCAACTGCGTCACTTCTTCCACATGTTCTCGGTGTTCCGCGACAGCCTCAAAAGCAGCGCCGGGCAACTCAGTTCATTCCAGGCCCTGATGCTCAGCCTCGCTGGCCGCGTTGGTGCGGGCAACATCGCCGGTGTCGGCATCGCCGTGACCCTGGGTGGTCCGGGTGCAGTCTTCTGGATGTGGGTGACCGCGCTGGTCGGCATGTCCAGCAGCTTCTTCGAATGCTCCCTTGGTCAGCTGTATAAACGCGCCGATGCCGATGGCACCTACCGTGGCGGTCCGTCCTATTACATCCAGCACGGTCTGCAGAAACGCTGGTTGGGCATGATCATGGCCTTCCTGTTGCTGGTGACCTTCGGCTTTGCCTTCAACGGCCTGCAATCCCACGCCGTGACTCACTCGCTGAACAACGCGTTTGGCCTCGACACCACCTGGACCGGCCTGGCCCTGGCGGTATTGCTGGGCATGGTATTCATTGGCGGCATCAAGCGTATCGCCAAGGTCGCTGACCTGCTGGTACCGGTGAAAACCCTGGTGTACATCGGCGTGACCCTCTACGTGATCGTGCTGCAATTCGACCATGTTCCGGGCATGTTGATGACCATCGTCAAAAGCGCCTTCGGCCTGGATCAAGCCTTCGGCGGCCTGATCGGCAGCGCCATCGTCATGGGCGTGAAGCGTGGCGTGTTTGCCAACGAAGCCGGTTTAGGCAGTGCGCCGAACGTGGCCGCCGTAGCCTCGGTAGAACACCCGGTGGCACAAGGTGTGGTTCAGGCTTTCAGCGTGTTCCTCGACACCTTCGTGATCTGCACCTGCACCGCGTTACTGATTCTTTTGTCGGGTTTCTATACCCCAGGCTTTGAAGGCGATGGCATTGCCCTGACCCAGAACTCGCTGGCCGCCGTGGTCGGTGACTGGGGCCGTAGTTTCATCTCCGTGGCCTTGTCGTTGTTCGTGTTCACTTCGATCCTCTACAACTACTACCTGGGCGAGAGCAACCTGCGCTTCCTGATCGGTGAAAACCGCAAGGCGCTGATCGGCTATCGCGCACTGGTGCTGGTGTTGATCTTCTGGGGTGCGATCGAAAACCTCGGCACGGTGTTCGCCTTCGCCGACATCACCATGACTCTGCTGGCGTTTGTGAACCTGATTGCGCTGTTCCTGCTGTTCAAGGTCGGCATGCGCATCCTGCGCGACTACGATGACCAGCGCGCGGCCGGCATCAAGACACCTGTGTTCGATTCCAGCAAGTTCCCGGATCTGGACCTGGACTTGAAAGCCTGGCCTGCCAATCCGCCCGCTGCCACTCCCAAGGCCGCAGCAGAGCCGCAAGGCGTACCCGCAGCGCAACGCTGA
- a CDS encoding AraC family transcriptional regulator, with translation MLHSHLTTLNAVSLVLNTFKAEGLSSEALLAGSGISAADLSRADTRITTNQEMQVCANAVALKRDIGLELGRRMHVSSYGILGYALLTSATFGDALRLAMRYPALLGTLFELSLESDGERVWFVAADYRENPALAVFNAEFCLVSLKVICDDLIGHPLPLLAARFEHAAPDYEATYAEHFDCPLHFEAQDNAFAFDKRWLDLPLPLADVITHQAMADRCRKQNTEFTGRQAWLGRIRQLLSTQLNAAPGLEGLAEQMNCSARTLRRHLKDLGCSYQELLDELRFEQAKHMLCEDRMPIYRIAEALGFSETASFRHAFVRWSGVAPSQFRPHG, from the coding sequence ATGCTCCACTCCCACCTCACCACACTCAACGCTGTCTCACTGGTGCTCAACACCTTCAAGGCCGAAGGCCTGTCCAGCGAAGCGCTGCTCGCCGGTAGCGGCATCAGCGCGGCGGATCTGAGCCGGGCGGACACGCGCATCACCACCAACCAGGAGATGCAGGTCTGCGCCAACGCGGTCGCGCTCAAGCGAGACATTGGCCTGGAACTGGGGCGGCGGATGCATGTTTCCTCCTACGGCATCCTCGGTTATGCGCTGCTCACCAGTGCCACCTTCGGTGACGCATTACGGCTGGCGATGCGTTATCCGGCGCTGTTGGGAACACTTTTCGAGTTGAGCCTGGAAAGCGACGGCGAGCGCGTCTGGTTCGTGGCCGCCGACTACCGGGAGAATCCGGCGCTTGCCGTCTTCAATGCCGAATTTTGCCTGGTGTCCTTGAAAGTCATCTGCGACGACTTGATCGGGCATCCGCTGCCGTTGCTGGCGGCACGCTTCGAACATGCCGCCCCTGACTATGAGGCGACCTACGCGGAGCACTTCGACTGCCCGCTGCACTTTGAGGCGCAGGACAACGCCTTTGCCTTCGACAAACGCTGGCTCGACCTTCCCTTGCCGCTCGCCGACGTCATCACCCACCAGGCCATGGCCGATCGCTGTCGCAAACAAAACACTGAGTTCACCGGGCGTCAGGCGTGGCTGGGGCGAATTCGCCAACTCCTCAGCACCCAACTCAATGCAGCGCCCGGACTTGAAGGATTGGCCGAGCAGATGAATTGTTCAGCGCGAACCTTGCGTCGGCATCTCAAGGACCTGGGGTGCAGTTACCAGGAATTGCTCGACGAACTCAGGTTTGAACAAGCCAAACATATGCTGTGTGAAGACCGGATGCCGATCTACCGGATCGCCGAGGCGCTGGGCTTCAGCGAGACCGCCAGTTTCCGCCATGCCTTTGTGCGCTGGAGCGGTGTCGCGCCGAGTCAGTTCAGGCCACACGGATAA
- the aspA gene encoding aspartate ammonia-lyase, producing the protein MSSAASFRTEKDLLGVLEVPAQAYYGIQTLRAVNNFRLSGVPISHYPKLVVGLAMVKQAAADANRELGHLSEAKHAAISEACARLIRGDFHEEFVVDMIQGGAGTSTNMNANEVIANIALEAMGHQKGEYQYLHPNNDVNMAQSTNDAYPTAIRLGLLLGHDALLASLDSLIQAFAAKGQEFAHVLKMGRTQLQDAVPMTLGQEFRAFATTLGEDLARLKTLAPELLTEVNLGGTAIGTGINADPRYQHLAVQRLALISGQPLVPAADLIEATSDMGAFVLFSGMLKRTAVKLSKICNDLRLLSSGPRTGINEINLPARQPGSSIMPGKVNPVIPEAVNQVAFQIIGNDLALTIAAEGGQLQLNVMEPLIAFKIFDSIRLLQRAMDMLREHCIVGITANEERCRELVEHSIGLVTALNPYIGYENATRIARIALESGRGVLELVREEGLLDEDMLADILRPENMIAPRLVPLKA; encoded by the coding sequence ATGTCCTCCGCTGCATCTTTCCGCACAGAAAAAGACCTGCTTGGCGTACTCGAAGTACCGGCTCAAGCGTATTACGGCATCCAGACCCTGCGAGCGGTGAACAACTTCCGTCTCTCCGGCGTTCCGATTTCGCATTACCCGAAACTGGTTGTCGGCCTGGCGATGGTCAAACAGGCCGCCGCTGACGCCAACCGCGAGTTGGGTCACCTGAGCGAAGCCAAGCACGCTGCCATCAGCGAAGCCTGTGCACGATTGATCCGCGGTGATTTCCACGAAGAGTTCGTGGTCGACATGATTCAAGGCGGCGCCGGCACTTCGACCAACATGAATGCCAACGAAGTGATCGCCAACATCGCCCTGGAGGCCATGGGTCACCAGAAAGGCGAGTACCAATACCTGCACCCGAACAACGACGTGAACATGGCGCAGTCGACCAACGACGCCTATCCGACAGCGATCCGTCTGGGTCTGCTGCTGGGTCACGACGCACTGCTGGCCAGCCTCGACAGCCTGATCCAGGCGTTCGCTGCCAAAGGTCAGGAATTCGCTCACGTCCTGAAAATGGGCCGTACCCAACTGCAAGACGCCGTGCCGATGACCCTCGGCCAGGAGTTCCGCGCCTTCGCCACCACGCTGGGCGAAGACTTGGCCCGTCTGAAGACGTTGGCCCCTGAGCTGCTGACCGAAGTGAACCTGGGCGGCACCGCGATCGGCACCGGCATCAACGCCGACCCGCGTTACCAGCACCTGGCCGTTCAGCGCTTGGCCTTGATCAGTGGTCAACCGCTGGTTCCAGCCGCCGACCTGATCGAAGCCACCTCCGACATGGGCGCCTTCGTGCTGTTCTCCGGCATGCTCAAGCGCACCGCGGTCAAGCTGTCGAAGATCTGCAACGACCTGCGCCTGCTGTCCAGCGGACCACGCACCGGCATCAATGAAATCAACCTGCCGGCACGTCAGCCTGGCAGCTCGATCATGCCCGGCAAGGTCAACCCGGTCATCCCGGAAGCTGTGAACCAAGTGGCGTTCCAGATCATCGGCAACGACTTGGCTCTGACCATCGCGGCCGAAGGCGGTCAGCTGCAACTGAACGTGATGGAGCCGCTGATCGCGTTCAAGATCTTCGACTCGATCCGCCTGCTGCAACGCGCCATGGACATGCTGCGCGAACACTGCATCGTCGGCATCACCGCCAACGAAGAACGCTGCCGCGAATTGGTCGAGCACTCGATCGGCCTGGTCACCGCGCTGAACCCGTACATCGGCTATGAAAACGCCACCCGCATCGCCCGTATCGCTCTGGAAAGCGGCCGCGGCGTGCTGGAACTGGTGCGCGAAGAAGGTTTGCTCGACGAAGACATGCTCGCCGACATCCTGCGCCCGGAAAACATGATTGCTCCGCGTCTGGTGCCTTTGAAGGCTTAA